A window of Solanum stenotomum isolate F172 chromosome 9, ASM1918654v1, whole genome shotgun sequence genomic DNA:
tcatttttaaccaCCCCTATGCAAACTTATTCTTCTAACATGATACACCAAGTCATATAAATCTTATACACTCGTGCAATGATATACATACTATGCGAAAGAACCACAGGGTCTCACATTAGTGTTTGTGGATgcctaataaaatatatgtctatctcaaagtatatatatgtgtgtgtatacaTATGCGTAcgtatatatacataattttccAAAGTTAACGGGTGACACACGTGAGTCCACCTCGATCCGCAAAAGACATGTCTATGCATTATATGTTGTATAAGAAAGAAACTCTGATGCAAGTATGTGTAGGCGAGTATTGTAGTCGAGTTAAATAAATGTAAAGGAACTAGAAATCTATTAGAATTGTTAGGCAGTTAACATTGTTCAGCTGTCAACAAATTAGTTAGTTAGCTGTCAAgaaattagttagttagtttcttttattgtatTCTTCTTTAGTCATTTTACCCATTGATTAGTTGTATAAATACATGGAAAATGTACTGAATCATCATTCATGAATAATATCACTCTAttctttcttccttcttctacaTCTTCTCAGCTAATCTTCTCGGTTGTACCATGAATTAGCCTTCATCTTCTTCGAGCCTTAACTTCTAGATTAAATACTATCATCGTGATTGAGTGTGAGTGCATCAATTGGTATCAGGGCTATCATTCCTCGGCATGGCTTTGACTCGCAATAAAAACCCAGAAGGATCGACAGAGGAcaaatataacaattttttgcTGATTCAAGAGCAATTGCAAAAATTGATGGAGAGTATGAATGATCGAAATGTGAGGACAGATAAAGAATTGTTGGAAATCAAGCAAGCCATTGGTGGTATGAAGCAGAGAGACAAGGAATTGGATAATTGCAGAGGTGAATCTTCTGCTGGAGGTGACAATTCTAGAGAATTGAGGCAGTTGAACACAAGTAGAGACATTCAGACTGGAGTAACTGGTAATTTTCTCACTCAATGCTCTAGGTTAGATTTCCCTAGATTTTCTGGACAAGATCTGAAAACATGGTTGTATAAGGTGGACCAATTCTTTTCTATGGATGAAATTCCTTATAGTCAGAGGGTCAAGGTCACATCAATTCACTTAGATGGGGAAGCTATTGGTTGGCATAGGTCATATATGAAAGTTAGGAACACTGTTGTAGACCCTACTTGGACAGAGTATATTTTAGCTTTGAATGAAAGGTTTGGGGATGGATATGAAGATTCAATGGAATCCATTAAGCACCTGGAACAAACTAGCAATGTAAGAGCTTACCAAGCTGAGTTTGATAGGCTGCTGACTAGGGTGAATTTCTCTAATAAGAATGCCATCAGTTGTTTCTTAGGAGGTCTCAAACCTGAATTGAACAAATCAGTAAGGATGCAGGCACCAAAGACCCTGATGCAAGCTTACAAGTTGGCTAGATTGCAAGAGGAAGTTTTTTAGGCACAAGCTCAGTCCTGGGAATTAGATCTTCTAGAAAAAATCAGAATCCCATTTTACCAACTCCAAATTTCCATAGAAATTAGAATGTACAGAGGCCCATACCAGCTAATACTAGTTACAGGAAACCTTTTGATAATTCTTATAACAAACCTAGTGGATTTCAGGGCAATGCTAATAGAAGGAAGCTCTTAACTGCAGCAAAGATGGATGAGAAAAGGGCCAAGGGACTGTGCTTCCTTTGTGATGAAAAGTATGTAAGGGGGCATGCGTGTAAGGCCAAGAAGCAGTTGTTCTTAGTAGAATTGTGTGAAGAAGGAGATGTAACTATGGCAGAGGATCTAGAACCAGATCAGTTCCAGGACCAAGAAACAATTGATAACATTGCCAATCCTGAGAAATGTATGACAATTTCATTGCAAGCCTTCACTAGTGTCACTGGGTACCAGACCATTAGAGTCACTGGGTATCATGAGAAAGGACCATTGCAGATTCTTATTGATACAAGTAGTAcccacaattttatttataaataaatggcAAGGTAGCTAGGATGCAAGGCCAGCACAATCATGGAACAATCTATTAGTGTAGCTGATGGGAGGAAGGTACAAACTGCTTCCATTTGTAGGAATTTGCAGTGGTTGTTACAGGGAACTACATTTTCTTCTGATTTCCTATTACTGCCATTAGgaaatattgatataatattgGAGGTCCAATGGTTGAATACATTGGGGAGAATTCTCTTTGATTTTAGCAAAAAGACCATTGAGTTCATGCACCAAGGGAAGAAACATGTGTTGAGAGGGGCAACCACTCAAGTCAAGACTACTAAGGCTAAAGTGTTGAATAAAAAACTGCAGAACAAGTACAATTTTATATGTTGTCAGTGAACACACTTGTTACCTTCCAGTGTAACCACATCCAAGCTATCACAGCCATATGTGATGACATTCCAGTTGTTTTGGTTTCTTTAATGGAACAATACAAGTGTATATTTGATATTCCTACTGCATTACCACCTCACAAAGGACCCTATGATCACATAATACCACTCATAGACAATGCAACACATATTAGTGAGAGACCTTACAGGTTTCCTGGAGTGAAGAAGGATATTATTGATAAGTTGGTACATGAGATGCTAGATCAAGGAGTTGTACAGCACAATATTAGTCCATATGCATCCCCAGTTGTGTTAGTTGGAAAAAAAGATGGTAGTTGGAGACTTTGTATTGATTACAGGGATCTGAATCATTTAATAGTGAAGGATAAATTCCCCATCCCTATTAATGAGGATCTATTGGATGATTTGGGGGTGCTGAggtgttctctaagattgatcttagaGCTGGCTATCACCAATTGAGAATGGCAGAATCTGATGTGCATAAAACAGCTTTCAAAACTAATGagggtcattatgagttcttggtaatgcCCTTTGGGTTAACCAATGCTTCTTCATCATTCCAAAGTCTTATGAATTCAGTTTtcaaaccattaatcaaaaaATCAGTGTTAGTTTTcgttgatgacattttggtttataGCAGAAATATGTTTGTTCATGTGGATCACTTAAGAACTGTGTTTGAGTTGATGAAGAATTATCAGTTGTATACTAAAGCATCTAAGTGTGCTTTTGGGGTAAAAGAAGTGAAGTACTTAGGACATTTTATCAGTGCTAAGGGAGTAGCAACTGATCCTAAGAAGGTAGATGCAGTTTAAGCCTGGGAACTGCCTACTACTATCAAGAAACTCAGAGGTTTTCTTGGTCTAGCAGGgtattataggagattcatcaaggGATTTGGAGCTATATGCAGACCTCTACATGACTTACTTAAAAAAAGACAACTTTTCTTGGACTGAAAAAGCTACCGCAGCCTTTATGAATCTCAAACAAGCCTTAGTAACTGCTTTTGTTCTGGCCCTGCCAAACTATGCTGAACCTTTTGTTATTGAGACAGATGCAAGTGGTACAGGTATTGGTGTTGTACTAATGCAGCAGGGGCACCCTATTGCCTATATTAGTAAAACACTACCCCTTAGACACTAGTCCATGTGTGTTTATGATAGAGAATTGCTGGCATTGGTTTTTGCTATTACTAAGTGGTCACATTATTTGTTAAGCAGACCCTTCATTGTTAGGACTGACCAGAAGGCATTGAAACATCTGCTAAAACAAACTATACATACTGATTTCCAGGTGGCTGGTATCTCAAAGCTCATGGCTTTTGACTTTACTATTGAATACAAAAAGGGACTGGACAACAAGGTTGCTGATGCTCTTTCGAGGAGTCAAGGGGCAGAACTATTGGCTTTATCTTTGCTTACACCCCATGATACACTCTTCTGCCAGATTCAGCAATCTTGGACTTTTGATGCTGCTTTACAAACCTTGATCATTAAACTGCTAGTGCAGCCTTATAAATCCTTCACTTGGATTAATTCTCAGCTTCGGTGGAAGGGAAGATTGGTGGTAGGATCTGACCCTCAGTTGCGAGAACACATTATTCAGTTGTGGCATTCTACACCTCAGAGTGGCCACTTTGGAATGGATGCTACCATTAGAAGATTGCAATCCCTATTCTACTGGAAGACCATGGCTCTGGATATCAAGAGTTTCATTAATAGATGTGATGTGTGCCAGAGACATAAGTATGATGCCTCAGCTTATCCTGGCTTAATTCAACCTCTACCTATCCCTGAAGGTGTTTGGACTGCATTAGCTTAGATTTCTTTGAGGGTTTGCCTAAATCCAAAGGCAAGGATATCATTCTAGTGGTGGTTGATAGGTTGAGTAAGTATGGCCATTTCATTTGCTTGCAACATCCGTACACTGCTCAAACTGTAGCCCAAAGCTTTTTGGACAATGTGTTTAGGTTGCATGGTATGCCCTCTACTATAGTCAGTGAAAGAGACCCTGTTTTCTTGAGTTCCTTTTGGCAAGAATTGTTCACCTTGCAGGAGTTCAGTTGCATAAATCTAGAATCTACCATCCTCAAACAGATGGTCAGACTGAGGTCTTGAACATGACCTTGGAGACTTATCTGAGGTGTTTCTACTCAGATAAACCCTTAGAGTGGGTTGCTCACTTATCTCTTGCTGAGTGGTGGTACAACACAACCTATCATTCAGCTATCAAATGCTCCCCTTATGAAGTTCTTTATGGTCAAAAGCCACCTATTCATCTTCCCTATTTGGTTGGTGAACCCTCTAATGAGATGGTTGATAGATCTCTGGAGGCTAGGGAAGCTATTATTGCCTTATTGAAGTTCCAATTATCCAGGGCCCAACAACGAATGAGAGATCTGGCCAATAAACACAGGTCTGACAGACAGTTTAGTATGGGTGATTAGGTCTATTTAAAGCTACAGCCTTACAGGCAGTTCTCGGTGGCCACTAGACCTTTCAACAAACTCGTTGCTAAGTACTTTGGTCCCTATATGATTGTTGCTAAGATTGGGGAAGTTGCTTATAAGTTGTTGCTCCCAGCTGATGTGTTGATCCATCCTACTTTTCATGTATCACAGTTGAAGAAATGTCATGAAGTACTTGTTGTCCTCAATCACCCTCCAGTGTTGCATATGTCTAGTTCGTACTGTCCTTTGCCTGAGGCTATATTATAGAGGAGGATGATCAAGAGGGGTAATAAGGTTGTTTGTCAGGTGTTGGTTAAATGGCTAGGCATTGATACAGCTCAGGCCACCTAGGAAATTTTCACAGAGTTGCAGCATCAATTTCCTGCATTCCAGCTTTGAGGACAAGGCTATTCTTCAAATAGGGGTATTATTGATGCAAGTATGTGTAGGAGAGTATTGTAGTCGAGTTAAATAAATGTAAAGAAATCTGGAAATCTGTTAGAATTGTTAGGCAGTTAACACTGTTCAGCTGTCAACAAATTAGTTAGTTAGCTGTCAAgaaattagttagttagtttCTTTTGTTGTATTCTTTTTTAGTCATTTTACCCATTGATTAGTTGTATAAATACATGGGAAATGTACTGAATCATCATTCATGAATAATATCACTCTAttctttcttccttcttctacaTCTTCTCAGCTAATCTTCTCGGTTGTACCCTGAATTAGCCTTCATCTTCTTTGAGTCTTAGCTCCTAGATTAACTACTATCATTGCGATTGAGTGTGAGTGCATCAAACTCGCATGCTATATGACTTACAGATTACTTGCTTTATAGAACACTTGATCATAAATATGTGAATGTTGAGATTACCTCAGCAATTGGGTCACATATTCTCACAAGTCATAAACAACATGATAAAACTACGGAAAGGTTCAAACTAGGAAAATAGATTCAAAAGAACAAAGAGACCATGTTGGATACTATAGAGATTGTGTAGTGGCTAGATGCTATCAAATAATCAAGTTCAAGGGGTAATTAAGATTGTGAAAAATTTAGATGTTCAATTAATAATCCATGTACAAGGGGTTTCTCAATGAGgttttaagacaaaaaaaaataagatgtTAGAAGAATGGAGATGGAATATGATGATCCCACTATACAATAACAAGGGTGACATTAAGAATTGTAACAATTATAGGGATATCAAGTTGCTAAGACATAGTATGAAGGTCTGGGAGAGGGTGGTGGAGATAAGGGTAAGGAGAGACGTGTCTATTTCCGAGAATCAATTTAGTTTTATGTATGAAAGTTCAACTACAGACGTCATTTATCTGGTTAGGAAACTATTGGATTAGTATAGGGAGAAGAAGAGGAATCTCCACATCGTGTTTATCGACCTAAAAAAGGTTTATGACAAAGTTCTAAGGAAGGTTCCATGGAGGTGCCCGGAGGCTAAAGAAACTAGGGAGATTAAAGAGAATGCTAAGATGGATGTGTAGGCATACTATGAGAGATAAGATTATaaatgaagatatttggaaCAAGGTAGGAGCGGCCTCGATGGAGGATAAGATGCGGAAGCGAGACTAGGATAGTTCGACcatgtgaagaggagatgcACGGATGTCTTAGTGCGTAGGTGTGAGAGTAGGTTGGAGAAATATTGGAGAGATGTAATTAGATAGTACATGACGCAATTTTAGCTTAACAGGGACATGGCATTAAATAGGAGGTCATGGAGGACACATATTAGTGTAAAGGGCAAGTTAAATAGTTGAGAGTTGTCTCGCTTATTCTTTCAAACTAGCAGTCGTAGTCTAACTATCAAAGTTTCTTGTTATTCCATCTTTGTTATTATTTAATGTTTCTTGCATTTCGATTGTCGTATCGTTTTAATGTAATGGTTGTTTCTTTGCTAGTATGCTTTGTCATGTTTTTATTTAACATTTTTCTTGgcttcttttctcatttttcttcttttttcaagcTGGTTTGTAATGTTTTTTCTTGAGCTGATG
This region includes:
- the LOC125877508 gene encoding uncharacterized protein LOC125877508, yielding MALTRNKNPEGSTEDKYNNFLLIQEQLQKLMESMNDRNVRTDKELLEIKQAIGGMKQRDKELDNCRGESSAGGDNSRELRQLNTSRDIQTGVTGNFLTQCSRLDFPRFSGQDLKTWLYKVDQFFSMDEIPYSQRVKVTSIHLDGEAIGWHRSYMKVRNTVVDPTWTEYILALNERFGDGYEDSMESIKHLEQTSNVRAYQAEFDRLLTRVNFSNKNAISCFLGGLKPELNKSVRMQAPKTLMQAYKLARLQEEGNANRRKLLTAAKMDEKRAKGLCFLCDEKYVRGHACKAKKQLFLVELCEEGDVTMAEDLEPDQFQDQETIDNIANPEKCMTISLQAFTSVTGYQTIRVTGYHEKGPLQILIDTTDGRKVQTASICRNLQWLLQGTTFSSDFLLLPLGNIDIILEVQWLNTLGRILFDFSKKTIEFMHQGKKHVLRGATTQCNHIQAITAICDDIPVVLVSLMEQYKCIFDIPTALPPHKGPYDHIIPLIDNATHISERPYRFPGVKKDIIDKLVHEMLDQGVVQHNISPYASPVVLVGKKDGSWRLCIDYRDLNHLIVKDKFPIPINEDLLDDLGVLRCSLRLILELAITN